A genomic region of Raphanus sativus cultivar WK10039 chromosome 6, ASM80110v3, whole genome shotgun sequence contains the following coding sequences:
- the LOC108810891 gene encoding putative polyol transporter 1 — MNSSGIEKGVVSEEIEPPRGNRSRFAFACAILASMTSIILGYDIGVMSGAAIFIKDDLKLSDVQLEILMGILNIYSLVGSGAAGRTSDWIGRRYTIVLAGAFFFCGALLMGFATNYPFIMVGRFVAGIGVGYAMMIAPVYTAEVAPASSRGFLSSFPEIFINIGILLGYVSNYFFSKLPEHLGWRLMLGIGAIPAVCLAIGVLAMPESPRWLVLQGRLGDAFKVLDKTSNTREEAISRLNDIKRAAGIPEDMTDDVIVVPNRKTAGKGVWKDLIVRPTPAVRHILIACLGIHFSQQASGIDAVVLYSPTIFLKAGLKSKNDQLLATVAVGVVKTLFIVVGTCVVDRFGRRALFLTSMGGMFLSLTALGTSLTVIDRNPGQTIKWAIGLSVTMVMTFVATFSIGAGPVTWVYCSEIFPVRLRAQGASLGVMLNRLMSGIIGMTFLSLSKGLTIGGAFLLFAGVAAAAWAFFFTFLPETRGMPLEEMESLFGSYTANKKKNFTKEGKEVVEEQ, encoded by the exons ATGAATTCCTCTGGAATAGAAAAAGGTGTTGTCAGTGAAGAAATAGAGCCACCAAGGGGGAATAGAAGCCGTTTTGCTTTTGCTTGTGCAATCTTAGCCTCCATGACTTCAATCATCCTTGGTTATG ATATTGGAGTGATGAGTGGAGCTGCGATTTTTATAAAAGACGATTTGAAACTGTCCGACGTACAGCTTGAGATCCTTATGGGAATTTTAAACATCTACTCTCTGGTAGGTTCAGGCGCCGCGGGTAGAACTTCTGATTGGATCGGGAGACGATACACCATAGTTTTGGCAGGAGCCTTCTTCTTTTGTGGTGCCCTTCTCATGGGGTTTGCCACAAATTATCCTTTCATTATGGTTGGCCGTTTTGTAGCTGGTATTGGTGTCGGTTATGCTATGATGATTGCGCCAGTTTACACCGCTGAAGTTGCTCCTGCTTCTTCTCGTGGTTTTCTCAGCTCTTTCCCTGAG ATATTTATCAACATTGGTATACTTTTGGGGTACGTATCGAACTACTTTTTCTCCAAGCTTCCAGAACATCTTGGATGGAGGCTCATGTTAGGTATCGGAGCGATTCCCGCGGTGTGCCTAGCCATTGGAGTGTTGGCGATGCCTGAGTCTCCGAGATGGCTCGTCCTCCAGGGTCGTCTTGGGGATGCTTTTAAAGTTCTTGACAAAACCTCAAACACCAGAGAAGAAGCCATCTCTAGGCTCAATGACATCAAACGGGCTGCCGGAATTCCTGAGGACATGACAGACGATGTTATAGTTGTTCCCAACAGGAAGACTGCAGGAAAAGGTGTGTGGAAGGATCTTATTGTCCGCCCAACCCCTGCTGTCCGACATATCCTAATTGCATGTCTTGGTATCCATTTCTCTCAGCAAGCCTCCGGGATTGATGCGGTTGTCCTTTACTCTCCGACCATCTTCCTAAAAGCTGGACTGAAATCCAAGAATGACCAGCTCTTGGCAACTGTCGCCGTTGGAGTTGTCAAAACACTCTTTATCGTTGTAGGGACTTGCGTGGTCGACCGGTTTGGACGTCGTGCCTTGTTTCTCACGAGTATGGGGGGAATGTTTCTTTCCTTGACCGCGCTTGGGACTAGTCTTACAGTCATCGACAGAAACCCAGGACAGACCATCAAGTGGGCTATTGGGCTTAGCGTCACGATGGTAATGACGTTTGTTGCAACATTCTCAATAGGTGCAGGACCAGTGACGTGGGTCTACTGCTCAGAGATATTCCCTGTGAGGCTAAGAGCTCAAGGGGCAAGTTTGGGAGTGATGTTGAATAGATTGATGAGTGGTATTATCGGAATGACATTCCTATCGCTTTCTAAAGGTTTAACCATTGGTGGTGCCTTCCTTCTCTTTGCTGGAGTTGCTGCCGCTGCATGGGCCTTCTTCTTTACTTTCCTTCCAGAGACACGAGGTATGCCTTTGGAAGAGATGGAGAGTCTTTTTGGGAGCTACACtgcaaacaagaagaagaatttTACGAAGGAAGGTAAAGAAGTGGTTGAGgaacaatga